CAACCCACGGATCGGGCGAATGTAAAGACCCGATCAGCGAATCCCCACCGTCATCGATTGTCTCAAGTTCTGCGGAACAGGCCTCGCACTCACGAACGTGCGTAAACATCTCGTCGCTTGCATCGTCCGGCAAACGGCCAAGTACATAGTCTTGCAGTACTTGGATCGGTGGGCATCGAGTTGGCGTTTGGGTCATCATTGTATTCTCCTTAAAGGTCGGTCACATTGGTAGGGGAACTCTCCAAGGCGAGCTTCGCTAATAGATAAACGCAAACGTCTGACAGCATTTTGCCAAGTTCAAAGAAAACTTCTGGTGCCTCCGAACATCCAACGCTTTCGACGGGTGGGTTGGCTGCGGCACAGAACATGGACCCGCAGGCTTGGAACAGGTTGGTGACCACGTTTGGGCCGATCGTCTATCGCTGGTGCCGCGCGTCGCACGTGCCGATGTCCGACGCCGCCGATGTGGTTCAGGAAGTTTTTTCCAGTGTAGTGCGCGGGATCGGCAATTTTGAAAGACAAAAAAACGCAGGCAGCTTTCGTAGTTGGTTAGCCACGATCACTCGCAATCGTACCGCCGATTACTTTCGCCGCGCCGCGAAGTCGCAAGCAGCCGTGGGCGGCACCAATGCGATGAATGCTCTCGAGCAACTTGCCGAATCCGTCGATTCCACGATCACGCCTGAGAGCATCCAAGGAGCATTCACGCGGCAACTACTCACGCAGGTGCGCGTGGAATTTGAAACCATCACTTGGACCGCTTTTTGGTTGACCACGATGGAAGGCAAGTCCGCATCCGAGGCGGCTGGGGCGACAGGTTTGTCGCGGGCGAGTGTCTACCAAGCGAAGTCTCGCGTGCTGCGCAGGCTAAGGCAGCGGCTTTGCGAAGTCGAGAATGTTCATGGCCAATCGAGTGACAAATTTTAATAGTGCGTTTTTGTGAAGGTAGCGTGCCACTAAATTCCGTGAAGAACCCCCTGGGGGAGGGCGGAATCGAATTGTCAACGAAAAATTAATGTTTTTTTTCCGAAGGGTGTCAATCTAGTTCATCGCCGCTAATTCCCCAACGGAATCACAATCGTCGCGACACAGCCCGCCAAGGCTGGCGTCAATTGGAGGGATCCGCCATGCAAGCGCACGATTCGGTCGGCGCGGCACAATCCGAGACCGAGTCCGCGCCCCGCTTCGCGGCCAGAGTAGTACGGGGACATCGCCATTTTCGCAGCGTTCGCAGAAATTCCCGGGCCACTGTCGGCAACCGAAATCTGCACTTGAGCACGATCTTGCGTCACATCGATGCGAATAGTTCCATCAATACCGATCGCTTCGATCGAATTGCGGACCAAGGCTGCGATTGCTTCGCCGATCATCTCGGCATCGCCCGTCACCGACATCGGTGCACCATCGACCGCGCCGGCCAATTGAATATCTACGCCCAAACGCTCGGCAATTTCCGCCAGGGACGAGATGACCAATTCCACCCGCTCTCTGAGATCAAACTCGCTGGGCTGGATCGGCGTCGGATTGGCGTAGAACATGAGATCCGCAATCATGGCATGAGCGCGCGACGTCTGGTCTACAATCCGTTGCACCGAATCCGAGAGCTCAGCAGTTACGCGTGTCTGCAACGCTTGAGCGCGAGTGGAGATATTTGCCAGCGGGTTGTTTATCTCATGACTCAAGCCGTACGCCAGTGAATGAGCGAGTTCGCGTTTCGCGGTTTCGACCGCGACAGCAAACATCTCATTACGAACGTGTTGATTGTCATCACTGCGAATCTGCGAAGCGATCGCGAGGTGCGCGTCGGCGAACTCCTCAACAGCAAACCGCGAGTCCTCGCCGGAATCTCCGTCTAACTCAACCGAATCAGCAAGTGGATTTCGAATACCGATCGCCGTAAACCATAAGTCTGCCTCGCTAATCCATCGGCCGCGCGGGAGCAATTGAAAATAGTCATCGAGCTCGGCCAAACGTGACAGCTGATCTGTCGCGGCCGCGCCCATTGGTGCAGCCAACCAGTCCGTGTCACGCCATAATGAACGTCCATGCCGACACCACCAATCGCCCAACTGCGTGAGCGTGGTCGATCCAGCGCAGCAGACACCATCACAGGACGCGGCTGCGAGTGTGAACATGAACAGTGCCGGATCGTTCGCTAACGATCGGCGTAGTGAATCCCCAGCCGACACCGCCGGCTCACAGGCGACAGCGCCATTGATCGCAGCAAATGACGTCGTCTTGAACGCCAGCCAACCAGTGCTGCCGCCATCGCGGATGGGTGGTAACCATCCGGAGTAACGCGTCGTCGCAGGCATTAGCCATTCACGCCACGATCGATGTCGAGCAATTCACAAGCTCGCATGACCAGGTCGTCAATTGAAAACGGCTTTTGCATGAAATCGTTTGCACCAGCGGCTTTCAATCCATCCACCTTGCTGTGCTCGACCATCCCCGAAATGCACAAGATTTTCACCGTGTCCATCGATGGATCGCTGCGCACCCGCTGGCAGACTTCCTTGCCATTGATGTCGGGTAACATCACGTCGAGTACCACGAGATCCGGGCGAAACTCCTTCACACCCATCCCGGCGTCAAAGCCATTGTTGGCCGTGCGAATCTCGAAACGACCGTCGCGTTGGAAACCGTCTTGCATCAAGTCGACGAGATCTTGGTCATCGTCGACGATCAGTAATTTTTTCTTGCCGCTTTCCAGAGCGTCGGTAGGAATACCATTGTCCTTCATGAACATATACAGTTGTTCACGAGGAATGCGGCGGAACTTGCTACCGGGAACTCGAAAGCCCTTGAGCGACCCGTTGTCGAAGCAGCGGATGATCGTTTGCTGGCTTACTTTGCAAATTTTTGCAGCTTCGCCAGTCGTAAATACAGTTTTCTTGGTCATGGCCGGAACCATCCTCCCTGTGGGGTAGTACCATTACCTAAAATATAGTGAAGGCTTAGGTCTCCCACCTTCACTGCGTCACTTCATTTAGCAAAACCACGGGCACGATGCACTAGCACTTATGCCATGCAGTCGAGCAAGTGTCCCTAAATGCTTGCAGAGCATGCAAACCGCTTAAACGGGCGTATACCTCGCTCAACCTGCAGGCACCCTGTCTTCACTGGCTTGCCACACCGCATGGATTCTAACGATTTGGCAAACTGGGTCAAGATTGATCACCCCGCCATCTGACCAGATCCCGCGAGAACTCCCACACAGAGCCTCGCGGAGCAACACGCCGGTTCATGGCGCGCTGCTGGTACGCATCTGCCAAAATAGCGTCAGGCCCGAAAATAACCGCCCGCGATGAAACTCCAGAGGCGCGATGAAACTCCAAAGGAACGTCAAATGACGAGCGATAGCCCCACCGATACCGCCACGACTTGGCCACCCCAGTGGATCGACGCCTTCGGCCCCATGTTGCGTTTCGATTCCTCACCCGACTCGATCATCGAGCGACACGGACCTGAACCTGCTGGCAAATTGCGAGGGTTCGCTTCAGCGATTCCATCTGCTGGGCAACCCCGACGCACAGTTGGCGCAGGAGATCGCATCATTCCTTCATGTGCCACTTGTTAAAACGCGGTGCCCCGCAGAGTACTATCGGTCCTCAGATGCCAACAGCGACGCCAACGTCACGAATGCTCAGCGGACCGATCGCTGAGTTCAACAAGCGACTGGGCAGGGAGGTTCGGGCCGACCTAGTCGTGATATGGCCGAAACATGCTTTGGACTCTTGGGAATCTCTTGGACTCCCGGGCAAATGCAACGATTTGACCGCGAACCGCCGGTCCGCTTCGTCTCAATTACGAACCGGCCCAAGGAAGGGAAATCGTCGAGCAATTTGAAATGCAATTTCCTCTGGGCGACAACACTCTCCCTCACGATTAGCTTACGATCTGCACTTGATCACCTCTGGACGCGATTCTGAATGAGACTCGTATGATGACCGTATTTCGGATTCTATTTTGCTTAGTCGCGGCCTTCACTGTCGACCTGCAGCAGTCGCATGCTCAAGACGGCACGAGCCCGCAGATTACTCCCGAGCAGAACGCGAACTGGGCGCGACGCGGCTTTTGGCAGACCACTCGCGGTACGCCTGTCTCCGATGGTTGGCAATTTCAGAACGGCGAAATCACGCTTGCGAAGCCACGCCAGGGTGGCAGCATCGTCACCCAACCGATGCCACCCAACTTTGAACTTTCCTGGCAGTGGAGAATTGAGGCAGGCGTCAACAGTGGCATCAAATACCGAGTCCGAAAATTCGGTAAAGAACTCTTCAACAACAGCATGCTCGGTATCGAGTATCAGATCATTGACAGTGAGCCCCATAGCACGTCGAAGGGTTCCACGGCGTCGATCTATGATCTGGTTGAACCCCAACGTCAGAAAACGCTACACCCCCCGGGCCAGTGGAACAGTTCTAAGATTATCGCCCTCGGCGACCAGATTGAGCATTATCTCAACGGTGAACGGGTCGCGTCGGCCACCACAGTCGGGCCCGAGTGGGACACGATCGTCGCACTCAGTAAGTTTGGTGGCAGCGTTGATTTCGGGCGTCCTCAAGTGGGAGACCGATTCATGTTGACTGATCATGGCGGCAAGGTTACCTACAAAGATTTTCAATTTATCCCGCTGGACGCGCCGCCAACTGATACCCCGCCTCGGACAGGGCCGTTTTTGGCAAACGCAACACGCAATGGCTGGGCCGACCAACACAGCATCGTGATTTGGACCCGGACCACGCGGAACTCCGAGATGCTGACTGAGGGAAAGCAGTTCGTCGATATTGACCAGAAACTTGCAGGGCAGCTCGCCAAGCAGACGGACGCAGACAAATTGCTCAGCGTGCAACTTCCCGAAGGAACGACATTGGATGAGATGTTTGGCGCATGTCCCGGGGCGGCAGGGCGTGCTCGACTGACCTACTTCCCGATCAAGCAGCGGCATGCCGCGAAGCAGACACGGTGGATTACAACCTCTGCCGAGAGCGATTTCACGGCCCAGTGGAAGATCGAAGGGCTCAAGCCAAATACGGAATATGGAACCGTTGTCGAGGCACAAACGCTCGAGGGTCAGGCATCGGCAGTCGTGCGTGGTGCGTTTCGAACAGCTCCCCCAGAAGAGAATCCGCAGAACCTTCAGTTCTGCATCACAACTTGTCACGACTTCATTCGCCGCGATGATGGCCTCCAGGGTCATCAAATCTATCCTGCGATGAACAAATTCAAACCTGACTTCATCGTCCATGAAGGCGACATTGAGTATTACGATAAACCGGCTCCATGGGCGCTGACTAAGTCGCTGATGCGGTTCAAGTGGGGACGGATTTTCTCGCTTCCGAGCAACCGCGATTTCTACAATCGAACAACCTCTTATTTCATCAAAGACGATCATGACACGCTCGCCAACGATTCATGGCCCGGCCAATCCTATGGAGCAGTGACGTTTGAAGAGGGTGTCAAGTTATTCAATGAAGAGCAGTTCCCCACCAAAAACGAGCGTTACAAGACAATACGCTGGGGACGTGACTTGCAAATCTGGATTCTTGAAGGCCGCGACTATCGCAGCCGCAACGATATGCCGGATGGACCGGAGAAATCGATCCTGGGCAAGAAACAAAAAGCGTGGCTGTTCAAAACACTGGAAGAATCCGATGCCAAATTCAAATTGATTTGCAGCCCAACTCCCATTGTGGGTCCAGATCGCGCCAACAAGAAAGACAATCACGCCAACGACATTTTCGCTTACGAAGGCGACCAGCTACGCACGAAGCTGTCGGCGACTCCAGGGGCAATCGTCTTCTGCGGAGACCGCCACTGGCAATACGCGTCGGTCGACGAACAGACAAACCTGTGGGAATTCGGGTGTGGACCGGGTAGCGACAAACATCAATTCGGTTGGAAACCCGGTGATGAGCGTCCGGTCCACCGCTTCCTCCGCGTCGATGGCGGATTCCTATCGGGCGAGTTGAAGTATTCAGGCGACAAAGACGAAACCTCGACGCTAACGATCTGTCATCGTAGTGTGACCGGTCAGAAGGTCAGCGAGTTTCAGTTCCCCATCGAACCGTAATTGAAGTGTCGGTATGCACCTCATCGAGGCCGAGTCAATTTCATGAACTTCCTTTCAGAGCTTATCTCGCTCCTTGTACGTTTCAGTTCCGCATTTTCGATCGTGGTTCTATTCTGCTTTGACTCTTTCGCCGAAGACGTGTCGCCACCGACGTTCGCTCGCCACCCACTCACCTCCGATTACTATTGCGACGGTATTAACCACGGCGACTTCAACCAGGATGGCGTTGCAGACATCGTAGCTGGACCGTTTTGGTATCAGGGGCCGGAGTTCCAAAAGAAACACGCGATCTACCAACCCGTTGTGCAGCCACGAGAACCGAGTCCAACCGACAGCATGTTCTCGTTCGTCGCCGACTTCAACGACGACACGTGGCCCGATGTGTTGGTTTTAGGACGCATCCACAAACACGCCGCCTACTGGTATCAAAACCCGGGAGCCGACGGCGGTGTATGGGAAAAGCATTTCGTTTTTGAAAAGATTCAAGGCGAATCCCCAACTCTCATCGACATCAACCGCGATGGAACGCTTGAGCTGATCACTCACTGGCAAGGACGGTGGGGATGGGTCGCTCCGGTGAGCACGGATTCCAAACAACCATGGCGTTTCCATCCCATTTCCGAGCAGGGCGACTGGAAACAGTTTTATCACGGGACAGGCGTGGGCGATATCAATGGCGACGGGCGTCGTGACTTGATCATTAACGATGGATGGTTCGAACAACCCGCAGACGCAATGCAGATGTGGCCATTTCACGAATTTCGGTTCGGTGAAACGGGCGGAGCACAAATGTTTGCAAGCGACGTCGATCAGGACGGTGACAACGATGTCATCACCAGCCTCAACGCTCACGGGTGGGGATTGGCGTGGTTCGAACAAGTCAAAACGAATGGCGAAACAGACTTTGTCAAACACCTCATCATGGGCAGTCGTGAAGAGGAGGCTCAGTTCGGTGTTGCCTTCTCACAGCCTCACGCATTGGATCTGGCAGACGTCGACGGGGACGGACATGTCGATATCGTGACCGGCAAGCGGATGTGGGCGCACGGTCCCACGGGCGACATCGAACCGCAGGCACCGCCGGTCTTGTACTGGTTTCGTTGGACCCGTGACGCTCAATCGGAAATCCGATTTGAGCCCCACCGGATAGACGACCGCAGCGGAGTGGGGACGCAAGTCATTGCCGCTGACGTGACCGGCGACGGTCACGCCGATATTTTGACCGTGTCAAAGCTAGGGGCCTTTGTATTCGAGCAAGCAACTCGTTGACCGGACCAACAGAGTGAATGAGGGACAGGCAAGGGTCAGCTGGCTTTACTCGTCACATGCATTGGATTCTCAAGGCGTTCGCAGAATGACGATGTCGCGGATACAATACCGTCCGAGGTCCAGATGTGGCTTTCGTGAATTGGTCACGGTTGCCGGGAGGACGCGTGCCTGAACGTCCTATCCCCGACCTGGTTCCCAATTTCGTGATTGAAGTGCTCAGCCAGGGCAACACGCGAGGCGAAATGGCCAGAAAACGTGGGGAGTATTTTCACGCTGGGGTCGAGTTCGTGTGGTTGATTGATCCGCGCAGTCGGAGTGTCGCGGTCTTTAAATCAGCGGACAAATTCAGGCTCATCCGACTAAAGCGTTCGCAGAAGGCTTTTTAGGGCCCATTCGAATTTATCGTGGGTTTCGCAGCGGTGAGCCAAGTGTGGGGGATTCTTAAGACATCGCGGTGGCGTCCGAAATTCTCCAGGCCAATGTCAACCGATCTCGTTTCGCGTGCGGAAGAGGTGCAAGTAAGCTCAGTCGCTGAGCGATTTGCCAAGCAATATCTTGGTTGCACACGACCCGAAAAGTGTCTTAGGCTGGGACTGCCTTCAGCGTTATTTCTGCTACGCCCTCCCTCGTTTCGGACGCCACCGCCATGCCTCCCAAATCCAACATGCTGGATCTGCCCACGATAATCCCGGATGGCCCCTTTTTCTCCACTCAGGAAACACTGCTACATTCAATTTAAAAATGCTATCAATCCGACGGAATCGTCTTCCGCCCCCATCCTAGAGTGAAGTGAAAACGGCAAATTTAGTCTGATTTCACTTGTAGAACAGGAGGATCAGGCCATTGACGCGTCCGCGATCTCGTTTCGGTGAGTCGGCGCTCGCTCGGGATGATGGTCCCAAGCTACCCCCGACAAATTGACAGGCATTTGGCTTTTTGGCACCAAGTGCGTAGAATAGAGCCCTCCCACCTCTGACGCCCCCACCTCCTTCTCCCCCGCCTGAGAAAACTCCGCACCGCTATCGATTGCGATGGCCACGGCGGATGATGCGCCATGAAATTGCCCCCCTTCACCCTACTAGCGATCGTTTTGTCGCTCGTGATCCATCCGCTGGCGCGAGATCTCGCCGTGGGTGCAGATCCTAGCAGTGGCAACGACGAAGCTCCTGAGATGCTCCTAAAAGCTGGCGGCGCCATTTTTGCTGCAAACTGCGCCAGCTGTCATGGCGAACATGGTGAGGGCACCGCCGACTACTACCCTGATCCGCTGACCGGCGACGCGTCCATTGGTGAACTGGCTGAAATCATCACTGATACGATGCCCGAGGAAGATCCCGATCAGTGCGTTGGCGCCGATGCCGAGGCGGTCGCCGCCTACATCCACCACACGTTCTACAGCGAGGCCGCTCAACTTCGAAATCGCCCACCCCAACTGGCTCTGCAGCGATTGACGGGCGACCAACTCCGCAACAGTCTGTCGGATTTGTACGGACGGTTTGCCAACATCCGCCGTGATAAGTGGGAAGAGCGAACGTCGCAGCAGGGCTTGGAGGGGAAGTACTATACAGGCACGAAGTGGGATGATGAAAACCGAAAGATCGAACGCATTGATCCTGTGCTGGATTTCGACTTCGAACTCCACGGGCCCCAGCATGCCGACGGCAGCGATGCAGGAATCAATGGCGAAGAATTCCACGCGCATTGGCAGGGCGGGGTGCGAATCGAAGAGACCGGCAGGTACGAGATTGTCGTTCGCAGCACCACATCGTTCACATGCTCGTTTGGGCACGATCGCAATCAGCTCATCGACAACCACGTACAATCGGCTGGACGCAACGAGTTCCGTCGTTCCATGTTGCTGACCGGCGGTCGAACCTATCCGATCAAGATCGATCTGAACCAGCGAAAACGCAAGGGTGAAACCCCACCCGCGAGTATTTCACTGTCATGGGTACCGCCCGGTGGCGTCGAACAGATTTTACCGGCACGGAATTTGGTGCCGGGCTGGGTTCCCGCAGCTTTGCGTTTAGAAACAAGCATGCCGCCGGATGATCGCACCTACGGATTCCCACGCGGTATTTCGGTCGATCCAGTCTGGGACGAGGCGGTGACATCGGCGGAGTTGGAATTTGCAGATTCGGTCTGCGAAGAATTGTGGCCCGACTATCGAAACCAGCATAAGCGAGAAAAGATCGGTCACAAAAAACTGTTCCAGCAGTTTCTCACTGAACTGATCGCGGTGGCGCATCGTGGCGTCCCCGACCAAGTAGCTGCGGACCGCATCATTGATATCGCGATGACGTCTCATGTCGACGAAACCGAGCAGATTCGGCATGCCATTCTGTTGGCCCTGAAGTCGCCCCGGTTCTTGTATCCGACGTTGGATGCTGACCGCACGGAGTCCCAGCGAGCAGCCAACCGGATTGCGTTGACGTTATTCGACTCTCTGCCCGCTGACGGTTGGCTGATCGATCAGATCCGCAAAACACCTTCAACAGACGAAGATGGACGACGTAATTTAGCTAGGGTACTCGTCGATGATGCCCGCACGCGAGCGAAACTTCGCGAGATGTTTCATCACTGGTTAGAAATCTCGTCCGCCGACGACTTGCGAAAAGATGAGGAGGAATTCCCTGGATTTAACGCCGAAGTGGTCAGCGATCTGAGAAGCTCGCTCGACGCGTTCATCGACGCGGTCGTGTGGAGCGAGGCGAGCGACTATCGTCAATTGGTGGCTGCCGATTGGACGCTTACCACACCTCGACTGGCAGATTTCTATGGCGAAAAATGGCAAGCCGATGATAGCGATCCGGCAGCCGCAAAGGCAGCCAACGTCGCCTGGGCCAGCGACATGTCGCGAAGTGTCTCCGACGCAGAGGTTCACGTAGGTGTGCTCACCCATCCCCTCGTCATGGCGAAACTCGCCCATCACCGGACGACCTCGCCTATTCATCGGGGCGTGTTCTTGGTCCGACATGTCATGGGACGCGTGCTCCGGCCACCAAACTCAGCGTTCACGCCACTCAGCCCCGACCTGCACCCAGACCTCACCACCCGCCAGCGAGTGGAACTGCAGACCAGCCCAGATAGCTGCCAGACCTGTCACTCAAAAATCAATCCACTCGGCTTTGCCCTCGAAAACTTTGACGCGGTCGGGCATTACCGTATGATGGAGGGTGATCGACCGATCAATGCCCAGGGGGGATACGTCTCTCAAGCTGATGAACACGTTGAGTTTGAATCGGCGCGGCAACTCGGTGATTACGTCGCCCACAGCACCGACGCTCAGTCAGCCTTTGTGGAACGAGTGTTCCAGTACTTCGTCAAACAACCGATTGCCGCCTACGGCACCGACCAACTCGAAAAACTCACTCAACAGTTCCAAGACTCTCACTTTAACATCCGTGAACTTCTGGTTGAAATCGCCGTAATCAGTTCCCGCCCTGCGCCCCAATAGCGTCCACATCACCCTTTCCTAGAGACGACGGAAACAATTGCGTTTGGCAGGCCGATACGGGCCACCTGGACGCTAACCCACACGGCTCCTGCATTCAGCATTCTCTCCCACCTCCCCCTCTCCCCCGCCCAACCATGCCCACCTCACGACGACGCTTTCTTCAGCAAACCGGTATCAGTGCCGCTGCGGCTCACTTTGCGATGAACCTGCCCAGCCTCGCATGGGGTGCTGAATCAACCAACCGCCAACGATTGGTGTTCGTGTTCAGTCCCAATGGAGTGATCCCTGATCACTTTTGGCCGACCGTCGACAAAAAGGAGAATGAAGGTGAATTGGAGTTCAAGCGGATTCTTAAACCGCTCGAACCGTTCCGCGACCAAACCGTCACCATGCATGGACTCTGCAATCAGATCCAAGGCGATGGCGATGGACACATGCGTGGCATCGGTTGTCTATTGACTGGTGTGGAGCTGTTTCCGGGCGACATTCAGGGCGGCAGCGACACTCCGGCGGGCTGGTCGCAGGGCATCAGCATTGACCAGTTTTTGAAGAATCAATTGCAAGCTGATGCAAAGACCCGAACGCGGTTCGGGTCTTTAGAATTCGGTGTGATGGTACCCGATCGCGCCGACACCTGGACGCGGATGTCCTACAGCGGGCCGAACCAACCGGTCGCTCCGATCGACGATCCGTACAAGATGTTTGATAAATTGTATGGCCAAGCCAAAAATCGTGAATTGCTCGCCAGCGTCCTCGATGACCTGACCGATGACTTCCGCACGCTCGAAAAGATGGTCAGTGTGGAAGACCGTCAGCTGCTGCAACAGCACCAGGCGTTGGTGCGTAAAGTTGAAAAAGATCTGCAGGTCGAGTTAGCAGCTAAGTCAGACGCGATTGGTCACGCAGTGCCTGAACTGCCACCGAACGTGGAAGACCAAAACGACAATATGCCTCAGATCACGCGGATGCAGATCGAACTGCTGGTCAATTCGTTTGCTGCAGACTTTGCCCGCATCGCTACCTTCCAAATCACCAATAGCGTCGGCAGTGCCAAAATGCGTTGGCTCGACATCGACGAAGGCCACCACGCGTTGTCGCACGAACCCGATAGCAATGAAGACTCCTATGAGAAATTAATCAAGATCAATACTTGGTATTGTGAGCAGGTCGCTCATCTGGCCAAGCGATTGCAGGAAACACCGGAACCGGGCGGCGAAGGCTCCATGCTCGATCACACGACCATCGTGTGGACGAACGAACTCGGCAAAGGCAACTCGCACACCCGCAACAACATCCCCTTTGTGTTGGTGGGCGGTGGGCTCGGAATTCGTGGCAATCGCGCCATCGATTTCAAGAAAACATCGCACAACCGATTCTTGATGACACTCGCCGAGCGCATGGGTTTCCCACAACCTTCCTTCGGCAATCCCGATTTCTGCGGCGATGGCGTACTGACCGGGGTGTAAGTCGCTGCCCGGCACCTCCTACCATGCCAGCTTGGTATTTGGCACTTGGCCACTGAGATGCTGCGAATCCAATTCCGCCTGCACAGCAGGCTGCTGTGCAGAGCGGTCTTTCACGCGATCAGTGTCAGCTCAGGTGCGGTTGCCTCATGTGAGAGACTCGCGACGGTCAGCATTGACGGGACGTTTCGGTATCAACGCTCGATCACGTGCGTTTGATCCACCGCGAGGGGGCCGAGCTCAACACGTTCGCCATCGGGCCACTGGACAGTCACGTTTTTCACGTTGTCGGACTCACCGAGACCAAACGTCAGTGGCAATTCGACTTGGGAGAGGTAACTGCGTGTCGGCATGACTTGCTTTGACAGCACCTCATCTCCCACCGCGACTTCCACCCAGGCACCGATAGCGTCGCGGTTGCAAAGCTTTGCATCACCTACCAGTTTAATCCGCAACCA
This genomic window from Allorhodopirellula heiligendammensis contains:
- a CDS encoding RNA polymerase sigma factor; translation: MDPQAWNRLVTTFGPIVYRWCRASHVPMSDAADVVQEVFSSVVRGIGNFERQKNAGSFRSWLATITRNRTADYFRRAAKSQAAVGGTNAMNALEQLAESVDSTITPESIQGAFTRQLLTQVRVEFETITWTAFWLTTMEGKSASEAAGATGLSRASVYQAKSRVLRRLRQRLCEVENVHGQSSDKF
- a CDS encoding sensor histidine kinase, yielding MPATTRYSGWLPPIRDGGSTGWLAFKTTSFAAINGAVACEPAVSAGDSLRRSLANDPALFMFTLAAASCDGVCCAGSTTLTQLGDWWCRHGRSLWRDTDWLAAPMGAAATDQLSRLAELDDYFQLLPRGRWISEADLWFTAIGIRNPLADSVELDGDSGEDSRFAVEEFADAHLAIASQIRSDDNQHVRNEMFAVAVETAKRELAHSLAYGLSHEINNPLANISTRAQALQTRVTAELSDSVQRIVDQTSRAHAMIADLMFYANPTPIQPSEFDLRERVELVISSLAEIAERLGVDIQLAGAVDGAPMSVTGDAEMIGEAIAALVRNSIEAIGIDGTIRIDVTQDRAQVQISVADSGPGISANAAKMAMSPYYSGREAGRGLGLGLCRADRIVRLHGGSLQLTPALAGCVATIVIPLGN
- a CDS encoding response regulator; the protein is MTKKTVFTTGEAAKICKVSQQTIIRCFDNGSLKGFRVPGSKFRRIPREQLYMFMKDNGIPTDALESGKKKLLIVDDDQDLVDLMQDGFQRDGRFEIRTANNGFDAGMGVKEFRPDLVVLDVMLPDINGKEVCQRVRSDPSMDTVKILCISGMVEHSKVDGLKAAGANDFMQKPFSIDDLVMRACELLDIDRGVNG
- a CDS encoding family 16 glycoside hydrolase, whose amino-acid sequence is MMTVFRILFCLVAAFTVDLQQSHAQDGTSPQITPEQNANWARRGFWQTTRGTPVSDGWQFQNGEITLAKPRQGGSIVTQPMPPNFELSWQWRIEAGVNSGIKYRVRKFGKELFNNSMLGIEYQIIDSEPHSTSKGSTASIYDLVEPQRQKTLHPPGQWNSSKIIALGDQIEHYLNGERVASATTVGPEWDTIVALSKFGGSVDFGRPQVGDRFMLTDHGGKVTYKDFQFIPLDAPPTDTPPRTGPFLANATRNGWADQHSIVIWTRTTRNSEMLTEGKQFVDIDQKLAGQLAKQTDADKLLSVQLPEGTTLDEMFGACPGAAGRARLTYFPIKQRHAAKQTRWITTSAESDFTAQWKIEGLKPNTEYGTVVEAQTLEGQASAVVRGAFRTAPPEENPQNLQFCITTCHDFIRRDDGLQGHQIYPAMNKFKPDFIVHEGDIEYYDKPAPWALTKSLMRFKWGRIFSLPSNRDFYNRTTSYFIKDDHDTLANDSWPGQSYGAVTFEEGVKLFNEEQFPTKNERYKTIRWGRDLQIWILEGRDYRSRNDMPDGPEKSILGKKQKAWLFKTLEESDAKFKLICSPTPIVGPDRANKKDNHANDIFAYEGDQLRTKLSATPGAIVFCGDRHWQYASVDEQTNLWEFGCGPGSDKHQFGWKPGDERPVHRFLRVDGGFLSGELKYSGDKDETSTLTICHRSVTGQKVSEFQFPIEP
- a CDS encoding FG-GAP repeat domain-containing protein, coding for MNFLSELISLLVRFSSAFSIVVLFCFDSFAEDVSPPTFARHPLTSDYYCDGINHGDFNQDGVADIVAGPFWYQGPEFQKKHAIYQPVVQPREPSPTDSMFSFVADFNDDTWPDVLVLGRIHKHAAYWYQNPGADGGVWEKHFVFEKIQGESPTLIDINRDGTLELITHWQGRWGWVAPVSTDSKQPWRFHPISEQGDWKQFYHGTGVGDINGDGRRDLIINDGWFEQPADAMQMWPFHEFRFGETGGAQMFASDVDQDGDNDVITSLNAHGWGLAWFEQVKTNGETDFVKHLIMGSREEEAQFGVAFSQPHALDLADVDGDGHVDIVTGKRMWAHGPTGDIEPQAPPVLYWFRWTRDAQSEIRFEPHRIDDRSGVGTQVIAADVTGDGHADILTVSKLGAFVFEQATR
- a CDS encoding DUF1588 domain-containing protein, producing MKLPPFTLLAIVLSLVIHPLARDLAVGADPSSGNDEAPEMLLKAGGAIFAANCASCHGEHGEGTADYYPDPLTGDASIGELAEIITDTMPEEDPDQCVGADAEAVAAYIHHTFYSEAAQLRNRPPQLALQRLTGDQLRNSLSDLYGRFANIRRDKWEERTSQQGLEGKYYTGTKWDDENRKIERIDPVLDFDFELHGPQHADGSDAGINGEEFHAHWQGGVRIEETGRYEIVVRSTTSFTCSFGHDRNQLIDNHVQSAGRNEFRRSMLLTGGRTYPIKIDLNQRKRKGETPPASISLSWVPPGGVEQILPARNLVPGWVPAALRLETSMPPDDRTYGFPRGISVDPVWDEAVTSAELEFADSVCEELWPDYRNQHKREKIGHKKLFQQFLTELIAVAHRGVPDQVAADRIIDIAMTSHVDETEQIRHAILLALKSPRFLYPTLDADRTESQRAANRIALTLFDSLPADGWLIDQIRKTPSTDEDGRRNLARVLVDDARTRAKLREMFHHWLEISSADDLRKDEEEFPGFNAEVVSDLRSSLDAFIDAVVWSEASDYRQLVAADWTLTTPRLADFYGEKWQADDSDPAAAKAANVAWASDMSRSVSDAEVHVGVLTHPLVMAKLAHHRTTSPIHRGVFLVRHVMGRVLRPPNSAFTPLSPDLHPDLTTRQRVELQTSPDSCQTCHSKINPLGFALENFDAVGHYRMMEGDRPINAQGGYVSQADEHVEFESARQLGDYVAHSTDAQSAFVERVFQYFVKQPIAAYGTDQLEKLTQQFQDSHFNIRELLVEIAVISSRPAPQ